From one Perca fluviatilis chromosome 10, GENO_Pfluv_1.0, whole genome shotgun sequence genomic stretch:
- the LOC120566590 gene encoding zinc finger protein OZF-like yields the protein MYEYIRNRAEGPLGQTADWCLAHQLTHSGEKRFTCSECGATFLYKGHFQNHQNIHTGERVHGWDECDTAFTSRGELTNHKCIHKGWKPHSCDECGQAFGWRGTLIRHLHIHSGEKPYWCEICKKMFSREYALDQRSQAGEKPYVC from the exons ATGTACGAATACATCAGAAACAGGGCAGAGGGTCCACTAGGACAAACGGCTGATTGGTGCCTGG CCCATCAGCTGACTCACAGCGGAGAGAAACGCTTCACCTGCAGCGAGTGCGGAGCCACTTTCCTTTACAAGGGTCACTTCCAAAACCACCAGAACATTCACACGGGAGAGAGAGTGCACGGCTGGGACGAGTGTGACACAGCGTTCACATCCAGAGGTGAGCTAACCAACCATAAGTGCATTCACAAGGGCTGGAAGCCACACAGCTGCGACGAGTGTGGGCAAGCGTTCGGATGGCGAGGAACGCTGATTCGTCACCTTCATATTCACTCTGGAGAGAAGCCATATTGGTGCGAGATCTGTAAGAAGATGTTTTCCCGGGAATACGCCTTGGATCAGCGCAGTCAGGCCGGAGAGAAACCGTATGTGTGTTAA